The Halorhabdus sp. BNX81 genome includes a region encoding these proteins:
- a CDS encoding DUF2391 domain-containing protein, which translates to MVGPPRYKLADTAQQIVGGFLLAGPFVVTEEVWTLARGMTRVHALATAVLVAVIGYGALYQADDDRDPDSEAEVAGLPLRFLSLISVAFGSVALLAILLNAPASFLQGESLLEQFEITLRVVSVGAIFSVVGAATADSVF; encoded by the coding sequence ATGGTCGGACCGCCGCGATACAAACTGGCAGACACAGCCCAGCAGATCGTGGGTGGGTTCCTGTTGGCGGGGCCGTTCGTCGTGACCGAGGAGGTCTGGACGTTGGCCCGGGGAATGACGCGGGTCCACGCCCTGGCGACGGCCGTCCTCGTCGCCGTGATTGGCTATGGTGCGCTCTATCAGGCCGACGACGACCGCGACCCGGATTCGGAAGCGGAGGTCGCCGGGCTGCCGCTTCGGTTTCTCTCGCTTATCTCAGTGGCTTTCGGTTCGGTGGCGCTGCTGGCGATCCTGCTTAACGCGCCCGCGTCGTTCCTTCAAGGGGAGTCTCTGCTCGAACAATTCGAGATCACACTCCGGGTGGTCAGCGTCGGCGCGATCTTCAGCGTCGTCGGGGCGGCGACTGCCGACAGCGTGTTCTAA